The genomic region CGCTTCGCACCTCGAGCAATAAATGTTTATACTGGATCTGTAATGCACCCATGCGAAAAAATCCATTGATTAATTCAAATGTTTCCCGTTCTTCCATTCTTTACCTCCTTTTAAAAAGATCGACCAGTTTATTTAATTCAACCTTTAACTTTCCCAGATCTTTATTCTCGGCTGCTTCTTCAATGCAACCTTGGAGCTCCTCTATTTCCTGATACTTTTTGGGGTTGTTCTTTTCACACCAGGCCAAAAACCCGGGTTGATACATTCCGGAGATAACCTTATAGGTTTCTTGGATCGTGGCCATGATCTCACTTTCTCCCCCTGGCAATCGGGTTATAACTTCCGGATCTTTCCATTCTCCAATATCAATCTTTTCTTTCTTTACCCATAATTCATTCAAATCTTTGTAACCATGAAAAACCTCACCGGGTAAAAAATAGATCTCTTTGCCCAACCTTGCCCCCTCTTTGGCCAAGGCTTTCCACTGGCTGCCGGCTGTATCTTGATCAAAACAAAAAACCACCCTTTGAGCTTTCACCCAGGACCACCGCAACCCATTTACTCCAAACACCGCACAAGAATTTTTATAACCGGCTGCCATAAGTGATAAAGCATCAAACCCACCCTCACAAATAAAAACCGTTTGGCTATTCAACACCTGGGCATTAAATACTCCT from Candidatus Atribacteria bacterium ADurb.Bin276 harbors:
- the dnaG_1 gene encoding DNA primase, whose protein sequence is MVDNVTLSLREIENYRGQGKGKPSGKYLRFFCPIHGGDHQRSFQLNLETGHFKCFTCGAWGYLEESKKEWRKDKIQPYHEPIPKPEEVKPRPELRLILEELQKALKGSWGEKYLERRKIPLSIAQSCGIGYAESGKWPHLGKDGKPIYQWKWGRLVFPHTNLQGEIINLYGRAVGSDEKTPKEIRHDHLPGHKGVFNAQVLNSQTVFICEGGFDALSLMAAGYKNSCAVFGVNGLRWSWVKAQRVVFCFDQDTAGSQWKALAKEGARLGKEIYFLPGEVFHGYKDLNELWVKKEKIDIGEWKDPEVITRLPGGESEIMATIQETYKVISGMYQPGFLAWCEKNNPKKYQEIEELQGCIEEAAENKDLGKLKVELNKLVDLFKRR